One Synechococcus sp. JA-2-3B'a(2-13) genomic window carries:
- a CDS encoding cytochrome b6-f complex iron-sulfur subunit: MTEAVSNFEAPPMSRRVLLNALLSGSVGVVVVGALYPVVKYFIPPSAGGGGEGLIAQDALGKPISVSELLATHAATDRVLAQGLKGDPTYIVIDNGAVANYGLNAVCTHLGCVVPWNVGENLFKCPCHGSQYAANGKVIRGPAPRSLELVSATVDGDNVRFSPWQGPDFRET; the protein is encoded by the coding sequence ATGACGGAAGCGGTTAGCAACTTTGAAGCGCCCCCCATGAGCCGGCGGGTTCTTCTCAATGCCCTGCTCAGCGGCTCTGTGGGAGTCGTGGTGGTGGGCGCCCTCTACCCGGTGGTGAAGTACTTTATTCCGCCCTCTGCCGGTGGAGGGGGGGAAGGCCTCATCGCTCAGGACGCCCTCGGCAAGCCCATCAGCGTCAGTGAACTGTTGGCCACCCATGCCGCTACGGATCGGGTGCTGGCCCAAGGTTTGAAGGGGGATCCCACCTACATCGTGATCGACAACGGGGCGGTGGCCAACTATGGCCTCAACGCGGTTTGTACCCACCTCGGTTGCGTGGTGCCCTGGAATGTGGGGGAAAACTTGTTTAAGTGCCCTTGCCACGGATCCCAGTATGCGGCCAATGGCAAGGTGATCCGGGGACCGGCTCCCCGCTCGCTGGAGCTGGTGAGCGCCACTGTGGATGGCGACAACGTCCGCTTCAGCCCTTGGCAAGGCCCCGATTTCCGGGAAACCTAA